The following are encoded in a window of Fretibacter rubidus genomic DNA:
- a CDS encoding peptidoglycan D,D-transpeptidase FtsI family protein, with amino-acid sequence MTDPSYSRRNVQHVTVADDEFQAVSEGRIRIRIGVVAFAIMIVLIVLRLAETSIFGPKPAGSTLPQAITTTRADITDRNGEVLATTLLTYSLYAEPHIVWNVEETADALLSVLPELDRAELVEHLGSKKNFEWIARGLTPKERQAVFALGQPGLGFRQEPKRVYPRGTLASHIVGYADVGMVGLAGAERAFHEELSKPNAPAKALSIDMRVQYAVADSLMHGIERYSAKSAAGVVMDMKTGEIIAMASVPEFDPNAPATASTESRFNHAAMSTYELGSVFKPITMALALETQTSTLTEKFPVQKPFKVTNKFIRDDHPSKVPLAMPEILSQSSNRGTAMLALRAGADAQKQMLRDFGLFDRVPYELYESARPQVQNRWIDLTTVTVSYGHGIAVTPLALAVASAPLMNGGLYVTPTILKRDAANPVASRRVLSDSTAKHVRDMMRYVVTDGTGRNARASGYGVMGKTGTADKPGVGGYDDKGDIVTSFISGFPYADPRYVVMITYDSPQTVEGDWGYRGAGWNAAKTTKDVVERIAPMLAIERLDAAMAQKGYPAQEAYR; translated from the coding sequence ATGACTGACCCGTCCTACAGTCGCCGTAATGTGCAGCATGTCACCGTCGCAGATGACGAGTTTCAAGCTGTGTCAGAGGGGCGTATTCGTATACGCATCGGCGTGGTGGCTTTTGCTATCATGATTGTTCTTATCGTGCTGCGCCTAGCGGAGACGAGTATCTTTGGTCCAAAGCCTGCTGGCTCTACTCTGCCGCAAGCCATTACCACGACGCGCGCCGATATTACAGACCGCAACGGCGAAGTTCTTGCGACCACGCTTTTGACTTACTCGCTCTATGCCGAGCCGCATATTGTCTGGAACGTCGAAGAGACGGCCGATGCGCTGCTATCTGTGCTGCCAGAGCTCGACCGTGCAGAACTGGTCGAGCATTTAGGGTCAAAGAAAAATTTCGAGTGGATTGCCCGCGGGCTGACGCCTAAGGAACGACAAGCAGTTTTTGCGCTAGGCCAACCGGGTCTTGGGTTTCGCCAAGAACCCAAGCGCGTTTATCCGCGCGGAACGCTGGCGTCACATATTGTGGGTTATGCTGATGTGGGCATGGTCGGCCTTGCTGGGGCAGAGCGCGCCTTTCATGAAGAGCTGTCAAAACCCAATGCGCCAGCGAAAGCGCTGTCGATTGATATGCGGGTTCAATATGCCGTAGCAGATAGCTTAATGCACGGGATAGAGCGTTACAGCGCCAAATCAGCCGCTGGTGTCGTCATGGATATGAAAACGGGCGAGATTATCGCCATGGCGAGTGTGCCTGAATTTGATCCCAACGCGCCTGCCACAGCTTCGACAGAGTCTCGTTTTAATCACGCCGCAATGTCCACTTATGAATTAGGGTCCGTGTTCAAGCCCATCACCATGGCTTTGGCGCTAGAAACGCAAACATCAACACTGACCGAAAAATTCCCCGTGCAAAAACCGTTCAAAGTGACCAATAAATTCATCCGTGATGACCACCCGTCCAAAGTCCCTTTGGCGATGCCAGAAATTCTATCGCAAAGCTCTAATCGCGGCACGGCAATGCTGGCCTTGCGAGCGGGAGCGGACGCGCAAAAGCAAATGCTGCGCGATTTTGGCTTATTTGACCGTGTGCCTTATGAGCTTTACGAATCCGCGCGGCCGCAAGTGCAAAACCGTTGGATTGATTTAACGACGGTAACTGTGTCCTACGGTCACGGTATCGCTGTCACGCCGCTTGCGCTGGCTGTGGCAAGTGCGCCTTTGATGAACGGTGGTCTTTACGTGACCCCAACAATTTTGAAACGCGACGCGGCCAATCCTGTCGCTAGCCGCCGTGTGCTATCTGACAGTACAGCCAAACACGTGCGCGATATGATGCGTTATGTTGTGACCGACGGTACAGGCCGTAATGCACGCGCATCAGGTTACGGCGTCATGGGGAAAACAGGCACAGCGGATAAGCCAGGTGTTGGTGGCTATGATGATAAAGGCGATATTGTTACCTCATTTATTTCTGGCTTTCCATATGCTGACCCGCGCTACGTTGTGATGATAACCTATGACAGCCCGCAAACGGTCGAGGGTGACTGGGGTTACCGCGGGGCAGGGTGGAACGCGGCCAAAACGACCAAGGACGTCGTCGAGCGCATTGCGCCGATGTTAGCTATAGAGCGCTTGGACGCGGCTATGGCTCAAAAAGGATATCCCGCGCAGGAGGCTTACCGGTGA
- the murF gene encoding UDP-N-acetylmuramoyl-tripeptide--D-alanyl-D-alanine ligase has protein sequence MTKAPLWTAEDAAIATDGRAIGDWSVTGVSIDSRSLKPGEMFVPLKDARDGHDFIDGARENGAGAIMSERQNEDTPALIVDETILALHGMAAYARQRSRAKRIAVTGSVGKTSVKDALAHILAGYGPTHKSIKSYNNHWGVPLTLANMAKETEFGVFETGMNHAGELTQLSKIVMPDVALITTVAPAHLAHFENVKAIADAKAEIMLGLKPRGVLILNADNQYTPHIKAQADKNRINYITFGRDAAADVHVITSETHADGSTLTAQIGTQSVDVTLNVAGKHWVSNAAACLAVIHALDLDLDIAAQRLEDIGATAGRGAVHNISIDGKSVTVIDDSYNANPTSMAAAIAVLGAQAGRKLAVLGDMFELGKDELAMHAALTEPLEAAGVARVIVTGECMRALRGAMPQKMRGAWTADWAAALDALSAELIDGDVVLVKGSNSVGLSKLVDAIIKSGDA, from the coding sequence ATGACTAAGGCGCCGTTATGGACAGCAGAAGATGCCGCAATTGCCACCGATGGTCGCGCCATTGGGGATTGGTCTGTGACGGGGGTATCAATTGATAGTCGGTCGTTAAAGCCTGGCGAAATGTTCGTGCCGCTAAAAGACGCGCGTGATGGTCATGATTTTATTGACGGCGCGAGAGAAAACGGTGCTGGCGCAATAATGTCAGAACGCCAGAACGAAGACACGCCCGCACTTATTGTGGATGAAACGATTTTGGCGCTACACGGTATGGCGGCTTACGCGCGTCAACGCAGTCGTGCCAAACGTATTGCAGTCACCGGCAGTGTCGGCAAGACATCGGTAAAAGATGCGCTTGCGCATATCTTGGCGGGATATGGCCCGACGCATAAATCAATCAAATCTTATAATAATCATTGGGGCGTGCCGCTGACGCTTGCCAATATGGCCAAAGAGACAGAATTTGGCGTGTTCGAGACGGGCATGAACCATGCGGGGGAGCTGACACAGCTCTCTAAAATTGTGATGCCCGATGTGGCGCTGATTACAACCGTTGCCCCAGCCCATTTGGCGCATTTTGAAAATGTAAAAGCCATTGCCGATGCGAAAGCCGAGATTATGTTAGGCCTTAAGCCCAGAGGCGTTTTAATCTTGAACGCGGATAATCAATACACGCCGCATATCAAAGCGCAGGCTGATAAAAACAGAATTAATTACATTACTTTCGGTCGTGATGCTGCGGCAGATGTTCATGTCATAACGTCAGAAACCCATGCCGATGGGAGCACGTTGACGGCGCAAATCGGTACGCAATCTGTTGATGTCACTTTGAACGTGGCGGGGAAGCATTGGGTGTCCAACGCTGCCGCTTGCTTGGCCGTTATTCATGCTTTGGATTTGGACTTAGATATAGCGGCACAGCGCCTAGAAGATATTGGCGCGACAGCGGGACGCGGGGCGGTGCATAACATCTCAATTGATGGCAAATCGGTCACGGTCATTGACGATAGTTACAATGCCAACCCAACCTCTATGGCGGCAGCAATTGCCGTTCTAGGCGCGCAAGCTGGTCGTAAATTGGCCGTGCTGGGCGACATGTTTGAGCTGGGTAAAGACGAGCTTGCCATGCACGCCGCTTTAACCGAGCCGTTAGAGGCCGCAGGTGTTGCGCGGGTCATTGTTACAGGGGAATGCATGCGCGCGCTACGCGGGGCTATGCCGCAAAAAATGCGCGGCGCATGGACGGCCGATTGGGCGGCGGCATTGGATGCTTTAAGCGCAGAATTAATCGACGGGGACGTGGTCCTCGTTAAAGGGTCCAATAGTGTCGGCTTATCAAAATTGGTCGACGCAATCATTAAATCGGGGGACGCGTAA
- a CDS encoding division/cell wall cluster transcriptional repressor MraZ, translating to MSTTTNNRDAKGRVSVPSDFRAVIAAQNAALIAAQPESVRLAGIEPFDGIIVRPSFDGQCLEGGGEVLFNAYRASINAIDYFDPKRDAMENALFGESRRLSFDSGGRVSIPQDLADNFGFNGRITFVGLGDRFEIWAPDAHEARVANMRKLVAENRHLLKPINPMGGTS from the coding sequence ATGTCGACCACCACCAATAACCGTGATGCGAAAGGTCGGGTTTCTGTCCCGTCCGATTTCCGCGCGGTTATTGCGGCGCAAAACGCGGCCCTCATTGCCGCCCAGCCAGAGAGCGTCAGGCTGGCGGGAATAGAGCCGTTTGACGGCATCATCGTACGGCCCAGCTTTGACGGGCAATGTTTAGAAGGCGGCGGTGAAGTTTTGTTTAACGCCTACCGTGCCTCTATCAACGCCATTGATTATTTTGACCCTAAACGTGACGCGATGGAAAATGCCCTGTTTGGGGAAAGCCGCCGCCTATCTTTTGATAGCGGGGGGCGCGTGTCCATCCCGCAGGATTTGGCCGATAATTTTGGTTTTAACGGGCGCATCACATTCGTCGGCCTTGGCGACCGTTTTGAAATTTGGGCCCCTGACGCGCATGAAGCGCGCGTGGCCAATATGCGTAAGCTTGTGGCGGAAAACCGTCACTTGCTAAAACCTATTAACCCCATGGGCGGCACGTCATGA
- the murD gene encoding UDP-N-acetylmuramoyl-L-alanine--D-glutamate ligase yields MIKAATFKGQDVAVFGLGRTGLTAAKSLAAGGARVHAWDDRDAAREQAASEGVTLTDLTKADWSDFSALVLSPGVPHKLPKPHWTAQRAEASDTPIICDIEIFAREIAARAPDNRPKIIAITGTNGKSTTTTLIGHILERCNRAVQIGGNIGRGVLDLDRMHAGMIYVLELSSYQLERAPSLHADVAVFLNLSPDHLDRHGDMAGYEAAKLNIFNNQTDKDTAVIGVDDPTGKRVCTMMKAKNGRRIVPISGRKSLAHGATVIKGKLYCAVGRSVTEVADLTRAQTLEGTHNWQNAAAAYAAVQALGLKAKEIGPAILSFPGLAHRMESVGMVGPVRYVNDSKATNGDAARQALAAYENIYWIAGGVAKKGGIEGLSDLFSNVTRAYLIGEAGEAFAKTLKTNKVSCKVSDYLETAIICATKDALASKKPNPIILLSPACASFDQFKDFESRGDVFRSKSGDIIALFQREINAAQLKSKSNDTSAA; encoded by the coding sequence ATGATCAAGGCAGCAACATTCAAAGGGCAAGACGTCGCCGTATTTGGCCTTGGCCGGACGGGATTAACGGCAGCGAAATCGCTCGCCGCTGGCGGTGCGCGTGTTCATGCCTGGGATGACCGCGATGCTGCCCGCGAACAAGCGGCCAGTGAAGGTGTGACCTTGACGGATTTAACGAAAGCGGATTGGTCTGATTTTTCTGCCCTCGTTCTGTCCCCCGGTGTGCCGCATAAACTGCCAAAGCCGCATTGGACAGCCCAGCGGGCCGAGGCGTCAGACACGCCCATCATCTGTGACATTGAAATTTTTGCCCGCGAGATTGCGGCGCGCGCGCCAGATAACCGCCCCAAAATTATCGCCATTACAGGCACAAATGGCAAAAGCACCACGACGACTTTAATCGGTCATATCTTGGAACGTTGTAACCGTGCGGTTCAAATTGGCGGCAATATCGGTCGCGGCGTTTTAGACTTGGACCGTATGCATGCGGGCATGATTTATGTTTTGGAGCTATCGTCTTATCAACTTGAACGCGCGCCGAGCCTTCATGCTGATGTCGCGGTATTTCTAAATCTTTCGCCTGATCATCTGGACCGTCACGGCGATATGGCGGGCTATGAAGCGGCTAAGCTGAATATCTTTAACAATCAAACAGACAAAGACACGGCCGTGATTGGTGTGGATGACCCAACGGGCAAGCGCGTTTGCACCATGATGAAAGCTAAAAATGGCCGCCGTATTGTGCCTATTTCTGGTCGCAAGTCGCTCGCACATGGTGCCACGGTTATAAAAGGAAAGCTGTACTGCGCCGTTGGCCGCAGCGTCACAGAAGTCGCCGATTTGACACGCGCGCAGACATTGGAAGGCACTCATAACTGGCAAAATGCCGCCGCAGCATACGCCGCCGTTCAGGCTTTGGGGCTGAAAGCTAAAGAGATTGGTCCTGCAATCCTGTCCTTCCCGGGTCTTGCGCACCGTATGGAGTCCGTCGGAATGGTCGGCCCTGTGCGCTATGTAAACGACAGCAAGGCGACCAACGGCGACGCAGCGCGGCAAGCCTTGGCCGCCTATGAGAATATATACTGGATTGCGGGTGGCGTTGCGAAGAAGGGCGGCATTGAAGGGCTGTCTGATCTCTTTAGCAACGTCACCCGTGCTTACCTTATCGGCGAAGCGGGGGAGGCATTTGCGAAAACGCTGAAGACGAATAAGGTCAGTTGCAAAGTGTCTGATTATCTAGAGACGGCCATTATTTGCGCGACCAAAGATGCGCTAGCGTCAAAAAAACCTAACCCAATTATCCTTTTGTCCCCTGCCTGTGCAAGTTTTGATCAGTTCAAAGATTTCGAGTCGCGCGGTGATGTTTTCCGTAGCAAATCAGGTGACATAATTGCCCTGTTTCAGCGCGAAATTAACGCTGCGCAATTAAAGTCTAAGTCGAATGACACGAGCGCGGCATGA
- a CDS encoding UDP-N-acetylmuramoyl-L-alanyl-D-glutamate--2,6-diaminopimelate ligase — protein MKLSQLTQIPQENDVEISMITADSRQVKPGALFAALPGTLADGRDYIDAALEAGAAAIVSTKGLPQMAVPYIGVDEPRLIYAQMAARLYPGQPEVLVAMTGTNGKSSTVDFLRQIWAYAGKEAACFGTLGVEAPSGYRPMTHTTPDAVALHKTLSDLADEGVTHGAMEASSHGLDQSRLDAVKITASGFSNLSQDHFDYHDGMEDYFQTKARLFTELTPADAPVVINVNDDYGQRLAVTCKARGQHVMRVGWTGEDIRIDEVMPRAASQVLSLVVHGKRYTIELPLAGEFQVLNAVSALGLAMVTGVETDVAVKALGHLRGVAGRMERAGQTKDGAPIFVDFAHTEDGLDKLLRSVRPHTMGRIIIVFGCGGDRDPDKRAKMGAVAAKLADVAIVTDDNPRTEDAASIRKAVLKGCPDATEIGDRAAAIKAGIDMLRADDCLVIAGKGHEQGQIVGKTVIPFSDVEVAKAALKAGGHD, from the coding sequence GTGAAGCTCTCGCAATTAACCCAAATCCCGCAAGAAAATGACGTTGAGATTTCAATGATCACAGCGGATAGCCGTCAGGTTAAGCCGGGGGCTTTATTTGCGGCCTTGCCCGGCACTTTGGCCGATGGGCGGGATTATATTGATGCAGCGCTAGAGGCCGGGGCGGCTGCTATAGTCTCGACCAAAGGTCTGCCGCAAATGGCTGTGCCTTATATCGGTGTTGATGAGCCGCGCCTTATTTACGCTCAAATGGCGGCGCGTCTTTATCCGGGGCAGCCAGAGGTTCTGGTCGCGATGACAGGCACGAACGGTAAAAGCAGCACGGTTGATTTCCTGCGCCAAATTTGGGCCTATGCGGGCAAAGAAGCGGCGTGTTTCGGCACATTAGGCGTTGAGGCCCCCAGCGGGTATCGTCCTATGACACACACGACGCCCGACGCTGTCGCGCTACATAAAACACTGTCTGATTTGGCGGATGAAGGCGTGACACATGGCGCGATGGAGGCATCCAGTCATGGTCTTGATCAATCTCGTTTGGACGCTGTTAAAATCACGGCCTCTGGCTTTTCAAATCTAAGCCAAGACCACTTTGATTATCACGACGGTATGGAAGATTATTTCCAAACCAAAGCGCGGCTGTTTACTGAACTGACCCCTGCAGACGCCCCTGTTGTGATTAACGTCAATGATGACTATGGCCAGCGTTTAGCCGTAACATGTAAGGCGCGCGGGCAACATGTCATGCGTGTCGGTTGGACGGGCGAGGATATCCGCATTGACGAGGTTATGCCGCGTGCCGCCAGCCAGGTTTTAAGCCTAGTGGTTCACGGCAAACGTTACACAATTGAGTTACCGCTTGCGGGAGAGTTTCAGGTGCTGAATGCGGTTTCTGCGCTGGGCCTTGCCATGGTGACGGGCGTGGAGACGGATGTAGCGGTTAAGGCACTTGGGCATTTGCGCGGTGTTGCGGGCCGGATGGAGCGGGCGGGCCAAACCAAAGACGGCGCGCCGATATTTGTTGATTTCGCCCATACAGAGGACGGCCTAGATAAATTGCTGCGCTCTGTGCGGCCGCACACAATGGGGCGGATTATTATTGTCTTTGGCTGCGGCGGTGACCGTGACCCTGATAAGCGAGCCAAGATGGGCGCTGTGGCGGCAAAGCTCGCCGATGTGGCGATTGTGACAGATGATAACCCGCGCACAGAGGATGCCGCCAGCATCCGCAAAGCCGTTTTAAAAGGCTGTCCTGACGCGACCGAAATTGGTGATCGCGCGGCGGCGATTAAGGCGGGCATTGATATGCTGCGCGCCGATGATTGTTTAGTCATTGCTGGCAAAGGGCATGAGCAAGGGCAGATTGTTGGCAAGACCGTCATTCCATTTTCCGATGTAGAGGTCGCGAAAGCCGCGCTCAAGGCAGGTGGTCATGACTAA
- a CDS encoding DUF2161 domain-containing phosphodiesterase, which produces MSIKETDLYAPIKAHFVSMGYAVKGEVGAADMVAMPVSGDGDPIVIELKTGFTLSLFHQAINRQSMTDSVYIAVPHKAGKTALKSMRRNKMLCRRLCIGLITVRLPEGRVVVHTEPKPFTPRKIKARKTKLIAEFESRHGDPNTGGMTTEGLMTSYRQGALRCAKVLHDEGACKASYVAKMAGFDKARTAMAANHYGWFEKIDRGIYGLTPEGAKALEEHADEVASMM; this is translated from the coding sequence ATGTCTATCAAAGAGACCGATCTCTACGCGCCCATCAAGGCGCATTTTGTTTCTATGGGATACGCCGTGAAAGGCGAAGTCGGGGCGGCGGATATGGTGGCGATGCCGGTGTCCGGCGATGGTGACCCGATTGTGATTGAACTTAAGACGGGTTTTACTCTGTCGTTATTTCATCAAGCCATTAACCGCCAATCGATGACAGACAGCGTCTATATCGCCGTACCGCATAAAGCGGGCAAAACAGCGCTTAAATCAATGCGGCGCAATAAAATGCTGTGTCGGCGGCTTTGCATTGGGCTTATCACTGTGCGCTTGCCCGAGGGCCGGGTGGTTGTACATACCGAGCCCAAACCCTTCACACCGCGCAAAATAAAGGCCCGCAAGACCAAACTTATCGCAGAATTTGAAAGCCGTCACGGCGACCCAAACACAGGCGGCATGACAACAGAGGGCTTGATGACATCCTACCGCCAAGGCGCGTTGCGATGCGCGAAAGTCCTGCACGATGAAGGCGCATGCAAGGCATCCTATGTTGCCAAAATGGCCGGGTTTGACAAGGCCCGCACCGCCATGGCCGCAAACCATTACGGCTGGTTTGAAAAAATAGACCGCGGCATCTACGGCCTCACCCCCGAAGGCGCAAAAGCGCTAGAGGAACACGCCGATGAAGTCGCGTCTATGATGTGA
- the mraY gene encoding phospho-N-acetylmuramoyl-pentapeptide-transferase produces the protein MLYELLAPYADEYQIFNLFNYLTFRTGGAILTSMLVAFILGPRIIDMLRAKQGKGQPIREDGPEGHIIKKAGTPTMGGLLILLSIVISTLLWADLSNTFVWVVLLVTMSFGLIGFYDDYLKVSRQNPKGFSGKIKLVLEFGIAAVAVYFLMGAYPQTADGFQTGLAIPFLKDFTLNLGLFFIPFGCLVIVGASNAVNLTDGLDGLAIVPVMIAAASFAFIAYIVGNAVFSGYLGVPSVPGAGELTVFLGAIIGAGLGFLWYNAPPAMVFMGDTGSLSLGGALGVTAVAVKHEIVLAIIGGLFVLEAVSVIVQVASFKLTGKRVFRMAPIHHHFEKKGWAEPTIVIRFWIIAIILALVGLSTLKLR, from the coding sequence ATGCTCTATGAATTGTTGGCGCCATATGCGGATGAGTATCAAATTTTCAATCTATTTAATTATTTAACCTTCCGTACGGGTGGCGCGATACTGACCTCTATGTTGGTGGCTTTTATCCTGGGGCCGCGCATTATCGATATGCTGCGCGCAAAACAAGGCAAAGGCCAGCCCATTCGCGAAGACGGCCCTGAAGGTCATATCATCAAAAAGGCCGGAACGCCGACGATGGGCGGTTTGCTGATACTCCTGTCCATTGTGATTTCAACGCTGTTATGGGCAGATCTTAGCAACACCTTTGTTTGGGTGGTTTTGCTTGTGACAATGAGCTTTGGTCTTATCGGCTTTTATGATGATTACCTCAAAGTCTCTCGTCAAAATCCCAAAGGCTTTAGTGGCAAGATTAAGCTCGTGTTGGAATTTGGTATCGCGGCCGTAGCGGTCTATTTTTTAATGGGGGCGTATCCGCAAACGGCGGACGGATTTCAGACGGGTCTCGCTATCCCGTTCTTGAAAGATTTCACCTTGAACTTGGGTTTATTTTTCATTCCCTTTGGTTGTCTTGTCATTGTCGGGGCGTCCAATGCTGTGAACCTGACTGATGGTCTCGACGGCCTTGCGATTGTGCCTGTTATGATTGCAGCGGCAAGCTTCGCCTTTATCGCCTATATCGTTGGTAATGCTGTCTTCTCTGGTTATCTCGGCGTGCCGTCCGTGCCAGGGGCGGGGGAACTGACTGTGTTTCTCGGCGCTATTATTGGCGCGGGGCTTGGCTTTCTTTGGTATAATGCGCCGCCAGCCATGGTGTTTATGGGCGATACGGGATCGTTATCGCTGGGCGGTGCGCTCGGCGTGACGGCGGTCGCGGTAAAGCATGAAATTGTGCTGGCCATTATTGGCGGCCTGTTTGTGTTAGAGGCCGTGTCGGTCATCGTCCAAGTCGCCTCGTTTAAACTGACGGGCAAGCGCGTTTTTCGTATGGCGCCCATTCACCACCATTTTGAGAAAAAAGGCTGGGCCGAGCCCACCATCGTTATTCGGTTCTGGATTATCGCGATTATCCTCGCGCTGGTCGGACTTTCCACATTGAAACTGCGGTAA
- the rsmH gene encoding 16S rRNA (cytosine(1402)-N(4))-methyltransferase RsmH — MSDITAVDARPHYPVMLPEVMAHLAPRDGEVYVDGTFGYGGYSEAFLKAANCRVIGLDRDINVRARADALSHDYDGRFKLIQTPFSLMDGVDLPPVDAVVLDIGVSSMQLDQAARGFSFMRSGPLDMRMGPDGPTAAMAVNQLGHGELANIFKTYGEERQAGRIASAILRAREDGDIITTDALADLIEKTVGRPGGKGGKTHPATRVFQALRIFVNDELGELYRGLCAAEAILKPGGRLIVVTFHSLEDRIVKSFFRRRAGEVSGGSRYAPEIIRSDVRPSFDVPRRAVVKPSASEVTENPRSRSAKLRCAIRTDAPMYNQDETLLPKVPSVHDIRWAA, encoded by the coding sequence ATGAGCGATATCACCGCCGTAGATGCACGTCCGCACTATCCCGTGATGTTGCCAGAGGTCATGGCTCATTTGGCGCCGCGTGACGGCGAGGTTTATGTGGACGGTACATTTGGCTATGGCGGCTATAGTGAGGCATTTTTAAAAGCTGCGAACTGCCGCGTCATCGGGCTAGACCGTGACATAAATGTGCGTGCTCGTGCGGACGCACTATCGCATGACTATGATGGGCGGTTTAAACTCATTCAAACGCCGTTCTCTCTCATGGACGGTGTTGATCTCCCACCTGTCGACGCGGTTGTGCTCGATATTGGTGTGTCCTCTATGCAGCTGGATCAGGCGGCGCGCGGCTTTAGTTTCATGCGGTCTGGTCCGCTTGATATGCGCATGGGGCCGGACGGGCCGACGGCGGCGATGGCGGTTAATCAACTCGGGCATGGGGAACTGGCCAATATTTTTAAAACCTACGGCGAAGAACGCCAAGCGGGCCGTATTGCTAGCGCGATTTTACGCGCGCGCGAAGATGGCGATATTATCACCACTGACGCGCTGGCAGACTTGATTGAAAAAACGGTTGGAAGACCCGGTGGGAAGGGCGGTAAAACCCATCCTGCGACGCGCGTGTTCCAAGCGCTACGGATTTTTGTCAATGATGAGTTGGGCGAGCTTTACCGCGGATTATGTGCGGCGGAAGCCATTTTAAAACCTGGCGGGCGGTTGATTGTGGTGACATTTCATTCGCTCGAAGACCGTATAGTGAAATCGTTCTTTCGCCGTCGTGCGGGTGAAGTGTCGGGTGGGTCTCGTTACGCGCCTGAAATTATTCGCAGTGATGTGCGCCCCAGTTTTGATGTGCCGCGCCGTGCAGTGGTCAAGCCGTCCGCGTCTGAAGTTACTGAGAATCCTCGGTCCCGCTCGGCTAAGCTTCGCTGCGCAATCCGCACAGATGCGCCGATGTATAATCAAGACGAAACACTGCTGCCCAAAGTGCCGTCCGTTCACGACATTCGGTGGGCAGCATGA